The Parashewanella tropica genome window below encodes:
- a CDS encoding ParB/RepB/Spo0J family partition protein, whose protein sequence is MTVKKRGLGKGLDALLSTSRVSQQKLEQQQVEAEQKTEAQNQAVPGHNELMRLDVDLLTPGKYQPRKDMSPDALDELAESIRVQGVIQPIVVRKLESGKYEIIAGERRWRASMQAELEKVPCIVKQVPDESAVAIALIENIQREDLNAMEEAIALDRLLNEFELTHQQVADAVGKSRTTVTNLLRLNGLCEPVKRLLEHGDLDMGHARALLAVEGDLQTTLARQVVAKELTVRETERLVSKALSPEKEQKPKQKDSDVERLEAQLVEKLGAKVAISHNSKGKGKIVINYQDLSELDGILSKIH, encoded by the coding sequence ATGACAGTGAAAAAACGTGGATTAGGTAAAGGACTGGATGCCTTATTAAGTACCAGTCGAGTCTCTCAACAAAAGCTTGAGCAACAACAAGTTGAAGCTGAGCAAAAGACGGAGGCACAAAACCAAGCGGTACCAGGGCATAATGAATTGATGCGCCTCGACGTTGACTTGCTGACACCGGGCAAATACCAACCACGTAAAGATATGTCCCCCGATGCTCTGGACGAATTGGCTGAGTCCATTCGTGTTCAAGGCGTCATTCAACCTATCGTTGTGCGTAAGCTTGAAAGTGGTAAGTACGAAATCATTGCCGGTGAACGTCGCTGGCGTGCATCGATGCAAGCCGAACTAGAAAAAGTGCCTTGTATTGTTAAGCAAGTACCGGATGAATCTGCGGTTGCCATTGCCTTGATTGAAAACATTCAGCGTGAAGATCTTAATGCCATGGAAGAAGCCATCGCGCTGGATAGATTGTTGAATGAATTTGAATTGACCCATCAACAAGTGGCGGATGCCGTTGGTAAGTCTCGTACCACGGTCACCAATTTATTACGTCTTAATGGTCTTTGTGAGCCTGTCAAACGTTTATTAGAGCACGGCGATTTAGACATGGGTCATGCTCGTGCCTTGTTGGCGGTTGAAGGTGACTTACAAACCACGTTAGCACGCCAAGTAGTAGCGAAAGAATTAACCGTTCGTGAAACTGAGCGTTTGGTGAGTAAAGCCTTAAGCCCAGAAAAAGAGCAAAAACCCAAACAAAAAGACAGCGATGTTGAACGTTTAGAAGCCCAATTAGTCGAAAAGCTGGGAGCAAAAGTCGCGATTAGCCATAACAGCAAAGGCAAAGGGAAAATCGTCATAAATTATCAAGACTTGTCTGAGCTGGATGGGATTTTAAGTAAAATTCACTAA
- a CDS encoding ATP synthase subunit I, giving the protein MTAILARRGRSAAYKLVLAQAVVSVVSFIIFSIVWELQYGLAAFAGGLVAVVPNFVFATLAFSRSGASQADKVLKSFYWGEAVKLLLTIALFSLIFSVFKFGFMPVFVGYLLALMVHWTAPLYFKQS; this is encoded by the coding sequence TTGACTGCGATTTTAGCTCGTCGTGGCCGTAGTGCCGCCTATAAACTGGTTTTGGCTCAAGCTGTGGTGTCTGTCGTCAGTTTTATCATCTTCTCTATCGTATGGGAATTACAATATGGGCTCGCTGCGTTTGCAGGGGGGCTTGTTGCTGTAGTTCCTAATTTTGTGTTCGCAACCCTTGCTTTCTCTCGTTCGGGAGCAAGCCAAGCAGATAAAGTCTTAAAAAGCTTTTACTGGGGGGAAGCGGTAAAGTTGCTGCTGACAATAGCATTATTCTCGTTGATATTTAGCGTATTCAAATTCGGTTTTATGCCGGTATTTGTCGGTTATCTATTAGCGCTGATGGTGCATTGGACGGCGCCTTTATACTTCAAGCAAAGTTAA
- the atpA gene encoding F0F1 ATP synthase subunit alpha, which yields MQLNSTEISDLIKQRIEQFEVVSEARNEGTIVAVSDGIIRINGLADVMQGEMIELPGNRYAIALNLERDSVGAVVMGSYAGLAEGVKVKTTGRILEVPVGRGLLGRVVNTLGEPIDGKGPLDNDGFSPVEVIAPGVIDRKSVSQPVQTGYKAVDSMIPIGRGQRELIIGDRQTGKTAMAIDAIINQKDSGIACVYVAVGQKASTIANVVRKLEEHGALQNTIVVVATASEAAALQFLAPYSGCSMGEYFRDRGEDALIVYDDLSKQAVAYRQISLLLKRPPGREAYPGDVFYLHSRLLERAARVNEDYVEKFTKGEVKGKTGSLTALPIIETQAGDVSAFVPTNVISITDGQIFLETDLFNSGLRPAVNPGISVSRVGGAAQTKIIKKLSGGIRTALAQYRELAAFSQFASDLDDATRAQLEHGERVTELMKQKQYAPMSVADQAVSIFAAEKGYLKGVELNKVGHFEAALLSYMNSEHADLLKTINETGDYNADIEAGLKAGLDKFVETQTW from the coding sequence ATGCAACTGAATTCCACTGAAATCAGCGATCTGATTAAACAGCGGATCGAGCAGTTCGAAGTCGTCAGTGAAGCACGCAACGAAGGTACTATCGTTGCAGTAAGTGACGGTATCATCCGCATTAACGGCCTAGCGGACGTTATGCAAGGTGAGATGATCGAATTGCCAGGCAACCGTTATGCAATCGCGTTGAACTTAGAACGTGATTCTGTAGGTGCCGTAGTGATGGGCTCTTATGCCGGATTGGCAGAGGGCGTAAAAGTTAAAACGACTGGTCGTATTCTAGAAGTACCAGTAGGCCGTGGTCTACTAGGTCGTGTGGTAAACACGCTAGGTGAGCCAATCGACGGTAAAGGTCCACTGGATAACGATGGCTTCTCTCCTGTAGAAGTAATCGCACCAGGCGTTATTGACCGTAAGTCGGTTTCTCAACCAGTACAAACCGGTTATAAAGCCGTTGACTCAATGATACCAATCGGTCGTGGTCAGCGTGAGCTTATCATCGGTGACCGTCAAACCGGTAAAACCGCGATGGCAATCGATGCCATCATCAACCAGAAAGACTCAGGCATTGCTTGTGTGTACGTAGCAGTAGGCCAAAAGGCTTCTACCATTGCTAACGTAGTACGTAAGCTGGAGGAGCACGGTGCACTACAAAACACTATCGTGGTAGTAGCAACGGCTTCTGAAGCGGCAGCGCTTCAATTCCTAGCTCCATACTCTGGTTGTTCTATGGGTGAATACTTCCGTGACCGCGGTGAAGATGCGCTGATCGTATACGATGATTTGTCTAAGCAAGCTGTTGCTTACCGTCAGATCTCGCTACTACTTAAGCGTCCACCAGGCCGTGAAGCATACCCAGGTGACGTATTCTATCTACACTCGCGTCTACTAGAGCGTGCAGCTCGTGTAAACGAAGACTATGTAGAGAAGTTCACCAAGGGTGAAGTGAAAGGTAAGACCGGTTCTTTGACTGCTCTACCTATCATTGAAACCCAAGCGGGTGACGTATCAGCGTTCGTACCAACCAACGTAATTTCGATTACCGATGGTCAGATCTTCCTAGAAACCGACCTATTTAACTCTGGCCTACGTCCAGCGGTTAACCCTGGTATTTCGGTATCTCGTGTAGGTGGTGCTGCGCAAACCAAGATCATTAAGAAACTGTCTGGCGGTATCCGTACTGCACTAGCACAGTATCGAGAGCTTGCAGCGTTCTCTCAGTTTGCATCTGACCTTGATGATGCAACACGTGCTCAGCTTGAGCATGGTGAGCGTGTAACCGAACTAATGAAGCAAAAGCAGTACGCACCAATGAGCGTAGCTGATCAAGCAGTATCTATTTTCGCTGCTGAAAAAGGCTACCTAAAAGGTGTTGAGCTGAATAAAGTCGGTCACTTCGAAGCCGCTCTGCTCTCATACATGAACAGCGAACACGCTGATCTACTTAAGACCATCAACGAGACTGGCGACTACAATGCCGACATCGAAGCAGGTCTTAAAGCAGGTCTAGACAAGTTCGTTGAAACCCAAACCTGGTAA
- the atpG gene encoding F0F1 ATP synthase subunit gamma, with the protein MAGAKEIKTKIGSVQNTQKITSAMEMVAASKMRRAQDRMEASRPYADIMRKVIGHVAQGSLEYKHPYLEVREAKRVGYIVVSTDRGLCGGLNVNLFKKVAADVKTWTDKGAEVDFCPIGSRSVQFFKKFGGNVVSHASGLGDAPALEDLIGTVRVMLQAYNEGKLDRLYVVFNKFVNTMTQTPVIEQLLPLPKPEKDDEYIGHHWDYIYEPDPKVLLDQLLVRYVESQVYQGVVENVASEQAARMVAMKAATDNAGALIDDLQLVYNKARQAAITQELSEIVSGAAAV; encoded by the coding sequence ATGGCCGGCGCTAAAGAGATTAAAACTAAGATCGGGAGTGTTCAAAACACTCAGAAGATCACCTCCGCGATGGAGATGGTTGCTGCCAGTAAGATGCGCCGTGCGCAAGATCGAATGGAAGCTAGCCGTCCGTATGCGGATATTATGCGTAAGGTGATCGGTCACGTCGCGCAAGGCTCTCTTGAGTACAAACACCCTTATTTAGAGGTGAGAGAAGCCAAGCGGGTTGGTTACATTGTGGTGTCAACCGACCGTGGTCTTTGTGGTGGTTTGAACGTTAACTTGTTTAAGAAAGTTGCGGCAGACGTGAAAACTTGGACAGACAAGGGCGCTGAAGTGGACTTTTGTCCTATCGGTTCTCGCAGTGTGCAATTTTTCAAAAAGTTTGGTGGTAACGTGGTATCTCACGCATCAGGTCTAGGCGACGCTCCGGCGTTAGAAGATTTGATCGGTACCGTACGCGTAATGCTTCAAGCTTACAACGAAGGCAAATTGGATCGTTTGTACGTGGTATTCAACAAATTTGTGAACACCATGACGCAAACCCCAGTGATCGAACAGCTGCTACCTTTGCCAAAACCGGAAAAGGATGATGAGTACATCGGTCATCATTGGGACTACATCTACGAGCCAGATCCAAAAGTATTGTTGGATCAACTATTGGTTCGTTATGTTGAGTCTCAAGTGTACCAAGGTGTTGTTGAAAACGTTGCGTCTGAGCAAGCAGCCCGTATGGTTGCAATGAAGGCCGCAACCGACAACGCAGGTGCGCTAATTGATGATCTGCAACTGGTATACAACAAAGCCCGTCAGGCTGCGATTACGCAAGAGCTGTCGGAAATTGTGTCAGGTGCAGCCGCCGTTTAG
- a CDS encoding F0F1 ATP synthase subunit epsilon, producing MAAMTVHLDIVSAEKRIFNGRVSLLEVTGTEGELGIKPGHAPLLTTIKPGMARIVKQDGAEEVFYLSGGMLEVQHTSVAVLADVVLRADEIDENAASEAKKRAEALIAEAGQDFDYESAMVELSKAMAQLRVVETIKKNIAR from the coding sequence ATGGCAGCCATGACAGTACATCTTGATATCGTGAGTGCGGAGAAGCGCATTTTCAATGGCCGAGTATCACTATTAGAGGTAACCGGTACTGAAGGTGAACTGGGCATTAAGCCTGGTCACGCGCCTTTGCTGACCACTATCAAGCCTGGCATGGCACGCATCGTTAAGCAAGACGGCGCTGAAGAAGTGTTTTACTTATCTGGCGGAATGCTAGAAGTACAACACACTTCGGTTGCGGTATTAGCTGATGTGGTGTTGCGTGCCGATGAAATTGATGAAAACGCGGCGAGTGAAGCTAAGAAGCGTGCCGAAGCCTTGATTGCAGAAGCAGGACAAGATTTCGATTACGAGTCAGCTATGGTGGAGTTATCCAAAGCCATGGCACAGCTTCGTGTGGTGGAAACCATCAAGAAGAACATTGCCAGATAA
- the atpH gene encoding F0F1 ATP synthase subunit delta yields the protein MAELTTIARPYAKAAFDYAVEQSAVDAWAEMLEFAAQVASHEDVAPTLKGALAPQKLAEFFNGICGDQLNAHGQNLIKVMAENGRLEVLPAVAELFVEFRNAWAKEVEADVVSATELSQDKLEQISKQLEQRLARKVKLNCSIDASLVAGVIIKAGDLVIDGSVRGKLSRMTDDLLS from the coding sequence ATGGCTGAGTTAACCACCATTGCTCGCCCTTACGCAAAGGCAGCGTTTGACTATGCGGTTGAGCAAAGTGCCGTAGACGCTTGGGCAGAAATGCTTGAGTTTGCAGCACAAGTCGCTAGCCATGAAGATGTTGCTCCAACTTTGAAAGGTGCTTTAGCTCCTCAAAAGTTGGCGGAATTCTTTAACGGCATTTGTGGCGACCAGCTTAATGCTCATGGTCAAAACCTGATCAAAGTAATGGCTGAAAACGGACGCTTAGAAGTTCTACCTGCTGTTGCTGAACTTTTTGTCGAGTTTCGTAATGCTTGGGCGAAGGAAGTAGAAGCTGACGTAGTTTCTGCGACTGAATTAAGCCAAGATAAACTTGAGCAAATCAGCAAGCAACTAGAACAGCGTCTAGCACGCAAAGTAAAGCTGAATTGCAGCATTGATGCTAGCTTAGTCGCTGGTGTCATCATCAAAGCAGGCGACCTTGTCATTGACGGTTCTGTACGTGGAAAATTATCACGTATGACCGATGACTTGCTGTCGTAA
- the atpB gene encoding F0F1 ATP synthase subunit A — MAASGEALTPQGYIQHHLTNLTVGDGVWAWHADSLFFSVGLGVLFLWLFRSVAKKATTGVPGKLQCFVEMIVEFVDNSVKETFHGKNALIAPLALTIFVWIFLMNFMDMIPVDWLPELAMAMGIPYLKVVPSTDLNITFSLALGVFVLIIYYSIKVKGVSGFAKELTLQPFNHWAMIPVNLLLESVTLIAKPISLALRLFGNLYAGELIFILIALMYGTNLALSALGVTLHLGWLIFHILVITLQAFIFMMLTIVYLSMAHEDH, encoded by the coding sequence ATGGCTGCATCTGGTGAAGCGCTAACACCGCAGGGCTATATCCAACATCACCTTACCAATTTAACCGTTGGTGATGGGGTTTGGGCATGGCACGCTGATTCATTGTTCTTTTCGGTAGGTTTGGGTGTTCTTTTCTTGTGGTTATTCCGCTCTGTTGCCAAAAAAGCGACAACAGGCGTCCCTGGAAAGCTTCAGTGCTTTGTAGAGATGATTGTTGAATTTGTCGACAACAGTGTTAAAGAGACTTTCCACGGTAAAAACGCTCTGATTGCACCTCTTGCGTTGACCATTTTCGTATGGATCTTCCTGATGAACTTCATGGATATGATCCCTGTTGACTGGCTACCTGAGTTAGCTATGGCGATGGGTATTCCATACTTGAAAGTGGTACCTTCAACGGACCTTAACATTACCTTCAGTTTAGCTTTAGGTGTGTTTGTGCTGATCATTTATTACAGCATTAAAGTCAAAGGTGTATCAGGTTTTGCGAAAGAACTGACATTACAGCCTTTTAACCATTGGGCAATGATACCAGTCAACCTCCTGCTCGAATCCGTAACACTTATCGCTAAACCAATTTCATTGGCTTTGCGTTTGTTCGGTAACTTGTACGCGGGTGAGTTGATCTTCATCCTTATTGCGCTAATGTACGGTACTAACTTGGCACTTTCCGCTCTAGGTGTGACATTACACTTAGGTTGGTTAATCTTCCACATTCTAGTTATTACCCTGCAGGCGTTTATCTTCATGATGTTGACCATTGTTTACTTAAGCATGGCACATGAAGATCATTAA
- the atpF gene encoding F0F1 ATP synthase subunit B, producing MNIGITLLWQTLAFAIFVWFCMKYVWPPLLAAIEERQKKIADGLADADRAAKDLELAQAKATDQLKEAKATANEIIESANKRKAQIVDEAKAEADAERAKIIAQGHAEIEAERNRVKEELRKQVASLAIQGAEKILERSIDPNAHSDIVEKLVAEI from the coding sequence GTGAATATCGGCATCACTCTATTATGGCAGACGTTAGCATTTGCAATCTTCGTGTGGTTCTGCATGAAGTATGTATGGCCACCTCTTCTAGCTGCAATTGAAGAGCGCCAGAAGAAGATAGCTGACGGTCTAGCTGATGCGGATCGCGCCGCAAAAGATTTAGAGTTGGCTCAAGCGAAAGCCACTGACCAACTAAAAGAAGCCAAAGCTACAGCAAACGAAATCATTGAGTCCGCTAACAAGCGTAAAGCTCAAATCGTAGATGAAGCTAAAGCTGAGGCTGATGCTGAGCGTGCGAAAATCATCGCTCAGGGTCACGCAGAAATTGAAGCCGAACGTAATCGCGTGAAAGAAGAACTGCGTAAGCAAGTTGCTTCTCTAGCTATTCAAGGTGCTGAAAAAATCCTTGAACGTTCAATTGATCCAAACGCGCACAGTGACATTGTTGAAAAACTGGTTGCTGAAATTTGA
- the atpE gene encoding F0F1 ATP synthase subunit C — translation METILGMTAIAVALLIGMGALGTAIGFGLLGGKFLEGAARQPEMAPMLQVKMFIVAGLLDAVTMIGVGIALFMLFTNPLGGML, via the coding sequence ATGGAAACGATTTTAGGTATGACAGCAATCGCTGTTGCTCTACTGATTGGTATGGGTGCATTAGGTACTGCAATCGGTTTCGGCCTATTAGGTGGTAAGTTCTTGGAAGGCGCTGCTCGTCAACCAGAAATGGCTCCTATGCTTCAAGTTAAGATGTTCATCGTAGCGGGTCTACTTGACGCCGTAACTATGATCGGTGTGGGTATTGCATTGTTCATGCTGTTCACCAACCCACTAGGTGGCATGCTGTAA
- the atpD gene encoding F0F1 ATP synthase subunit beta has protein sequence MSTGTVVQVIGAVVDVEFPQDAVPQVYDALKIVGEGACNGLVLEVQQQLGGGVVRAIAMGSSDGLRRGIEVENSGSPIQVPVGAATLGRIMNVLGEPVDEAGDIGEEERYVIHRDAPSYEDQSNTTELLETGIKVIDLVCPFAKGGKVGLFGGAGVGKTVNMMELINNIAKAHSGLSVFAGVGERTREGNDFYYEMEESGVLDKVAMVYGQMNEPPGNRLRVALTGLTMAEKFRDEGKDVLLFVDNIYRYTLAGTEVSALLGRMPSAVGYQPTLAEEMGVLQERITSTKTGSITSVQAVYVPADDLTDPSPATTFAHLDATVVLSRQIASLGIYPAVDPLDSTSRQLDPQVVGQEHYDVANGVQTVLQRYKELKDIIAILGMDELSDEDKTTVARARKIERFLSQPFFVAEVFTGSPGKYVSLKDTIAGFKGLLNGDYDHVPEQAFYMVGSIEEAVEKANK, from the coding sequence ATGAGCACAGGTACTGTTGTCCAAGTAATTGGCGCGGTTGTGGACGTTGAGTTTCCACAAGATGCTGTACCTCAGGTATATGACGCTCTGAAAATCGTTGGTGAAGGTGCCTGTAATGGCCTGGTGCTGGAAGTTCAGCAGCAGCTTGGTGGTGGTGTAGTTCGTGCCATTGCTATGGGTTCATCAGACGGTCTGCGTCGTGGTATCGAGGTAGAAAACTCAGGATCACCAATTCAAGTTCCAGTTGGTGCGGCTACGCTAGGTCGTATCATGAACGTATTAGGTGAGCCTGTGGATGAAGCTGGTGACATCGGTGAAGAAGAACGTTACGTGATCCACCGTGACGCTCCTTCATACGAAGATCAGTCAAACACCACAGAACTTCTAGAAACGGGTATTAAAGTTATCGACTTAGTATGTCCGTTTGCTAAAGGTGGTAAAGTTGGTCTGTTCGGTGGTGCGGGTGTAGGTAAAACCGTAAACATGATGGAACTTATCAACAACATCGCGAAGGCTCACTCGGGTCTATCTGTATTCGCGGGTGTTGGTGAGCGTACTCGTGAAGGTAACGACTTCTACTACGAGATGGAAGAGTCAGGCGTACTAGACAAAGTAGCCATGGTATACGGCCAGATGAATGAGCCGCCAGGAAACCGTCTACGTGTTGCATTGACCGGTCTTACAATGGCTGAGAAGTTCCGTGACGAAGGTAAAGACGTACTATTGTTCGTTGATAACATCTATCGTTACACTCTTGCTGGTACCGAGGTATCTGCACTTCTCGGTCGTATGCCATCAGCAGTAGGTTACCAGCCAACTCTTGCAGAAGAGATGGGTGTACTTCAAGAGCGTATTACCTCGACTAAGACAGGTTCTATTACCTCTGTACAAGCCGTATACGTACCTGCGGATGACTTAACGGATCCATCACCAGCAACTACGTTTGCTCACTTGGATGCGACCGTTGTATTGTCTCGTCAAATTGCATCTTTGGGTATCTACCCAGCAGTTGACCCGCTCGATTCGACTTCTCGTCAGCTAGACCCACAAGTTGTTGGTCAAGAGCACTATGACGTAGCGAACGGCGTACAAACTGTATTGCAACGTTATAAAGAGCTAAAAGACATCATCGCAATTCTTGGTATGGACGAATTATCTGATGAAGATAAAACGACCGTAGCACGTGCACGTAAGATTGAGCGTTTCTTATCGCAACCATTCTTCGTGGCTGAAGTCTTTACCGGTTCTCCAGGTAAGTACGTTTCTCTGAAAGACACCATTGCAGGCTTCAAAGGTCTACTAAACGGTGACTATGACCACGTTCCAGAGCAAGCGTTCTACATGGTTGGTTCTATCGAAGAAGCGGTAGAAAAAGCCAACAAGTAA